One segment of Pleomorphomonas sp. PLEO DNA contains the following:
- a CDS encoding alpha/beta hydrolase, whose product MIPEIVPLGVSADPDADDARMSVELWRTNAPSPRLAITAHGRNGAARAPHMQKLIDAYRARDYVVVSPDCCASAWNDSAGNEADFLLENHVRDVRRTVEWAIANAASLGWSGAHLALCGHSMGAYAVARLAASDYAGQIAHLLLVSPFTSGVRQIEARAKYHPDGIANLQRDVPRALDEWPRHDIFAVSDRLTMPVAVFAGGKDIVAPPENVAELVTRLPSPPLYWLLPEASHCLEGGDYQVELLDAIDRLDAAARPPCIARVIPSEA is encoded by the coding sequence ATGATACCCGAAATCGTGCCGCTCGGCGTGTCGGCCGATCCGGACGCCGACGACGCCCGCATGAGCGTCGAGCTGTGGCGGACCAACGCGCCCTCTCCTCGCCTTGCGATCACCGCTCACGGGCGCAACGGCGCGGCGCGGGCCCCGCACATGCAAAAGCTGATCGACGCCTATCGCGCTCGAGATTATGTCGTCGTATCCCCTGATTGCTGCGCCTCGGCTTGGAATGACAGCGCCGGCAACGAAGCGGATTTCCTTTTGGAAAATCATGTGCGGGATGTGCGCCGTACCGTCGAGTGGGCCATTGCCAATGCTGCCTCCCTGGGCTGGAGCGGTGCCCACCTTGCCCTCTGTGGCCATTCCATGGGCGCTTATGCCGTTGCCCGGCTCGCCGCCAGCGACTATGCCGGCCAGATCGCTCACCTACTGCTGGTTTCTCCCTTCACTTCTGGCGTCCGCCAAATCGAAGCGCGCGCAAAATACCATCCGGACGGCATTGCCAATCTCCAGCGTGACGTGCCGCGCGCCCTCGACGAATGGCCTCGCCATGACATCTTCGCGGTGAGCGATCGGTTGACGATGCCGGTGGCTGTATTCGCCGGCGGCAAGGACATCGTGGCGCCGCCCGAAAATGTCGCCGAATTGGTGACGCGGCTACCGTCGCCACCGTTGTATTGGCTGTTGCCGGAGGCCTCGCATTGCCTTGAGGGGGGCGATTATCAGGTCGAACTCCTCGACGCCATCGACCGGCTCGATGCGGCCGCTCGCCCCCCCTGCATTGCACGCGTAATCCCTTCTGAGGCTTGA
- the sdhC gene encoding succinate dehydrogenase, cytochrome b556 subunit: MADARLAASRPLSPHLQVFRFILTMAMSIVHRMTGGFLYVGTVFVAVWLIAAASGPEWFARVDGVYQSWIGRLILLGLVWSLIHHAIGGVRHFIWDLGYGFDKKTADRMALFNLVAGVVLTGVVAIAAFVFA, from the coding sequence ATGGCCGACGCCCGCCTGGCGGCTTCCCGCCCGCTCTCGCCGCATCTCCAGGTCTTCCGCTTCATCCTGACCATGGCGATGTCGATCGTTCACCGCATGACCGGCGGCTTCCTCTACGTCGGAACGGTGTTCGTTGCCGTCTGGCTGATAGCGGCGGCGAGCGGCCCGGAATGGTTCGCCCGTGTCGACGGCGTCTACCAGAGCTGGATCGGTCGCTTGATCCTCCTCGGTCTCGTCTGGTCTCTGATCCATCACGCCATCGGTGGCGTCCGCCATTTCATCTGGGACCTCGGCTACGGCTTCGACAAGAAGACCGCCGATCGCATGGCCCTGTTCAATCTGGTGGCCGGCGTGGTGCTGACGGGTGTCGTCGCCATTGCCGCCTTCGTCTTTGCCTGA
- the sdhD gene encoding succinate dehydrogenase, hydrophobic membrane anchor protein: MSKSFRFQTSLKHARGFGSGKSGTGHFWQQRVTGVAALLLSLVYVVLLIKLQGDDYGAVIATLGNPFVAVLMLAFLGVSVWHMKIGMQVIIEDYVNQPLLRMLALMANSFFSALVGIASAVALIKITFGA, encoded by the coding sequence ATGAGCAAGTCCTTTCGCTTCCAGACATCGCTGAAGCACGCCCGCGGCTTCGGTTCCGGCAAATCCGGCACCGGACATTTTTGGCAACAGCGGGTGACCGGCGTCGCCGCGCTGCTTCTGTCGCTGGTCTACGTCGTGCTGCTGATCAAGCTGCAGGGCGACGACTATGGAGCGGTGATCGCCACGCTCGGCAATCCCTTCGTCGCCGTGCTGATGCTCGCCTTCCTGGGTGTCAGCGTCTGGCACATGAAGATCGGCATGCAGGTCATCATTGAGGACTACGTCAATCAGCCGCTGCTCCGGATGCTGGCGCTGATGGCCAATTCCTTCTTCTCGGCGCTGGTCGGCATCGCATCGGCCGTGGCGCTCATCAAGATTACCTTCGGAGCCTGA
- a CDS encoding glucoamylase family protein, whose translation MTFSPAAVAAMSDDALMDLVQQATLSYFWDYGHPVSGMARERDNDAFGYSPDNTVTTGGTGFGVMALIAGVERGFLPRDEVVERIVKITNFLETADHFHGVFPHFMNGETGKVIPFGEKDDGGDLVETSFLMAGLLTVRQWLIPTRPDLAARIDRLWREVEWSHHLRADGALLWHWSPTHGFAMNHAITGWNECLITHVLAAASPTHAVPVSTYHQSWAKGRDFLNGRNYGGVTLPLGPDYGGPLFFAHYSFMGLDPRGLSDSYADYFAQNTAHALVNRAHCLTNRGNFDGYGADCWGLTASDTFDGYNAHSPTNDTGVITPTAALASMPYVPKEAMEALRGFLTTLDGRLFGPRGFADAFSPGRNWVASSHLAIDQGPIVVMIENHRSSLLWTLFMSAQDVLDGLTKLGLSSPHLTKAAVA comes from the coding sequence ATGACTTTCTCGCCCGCCGCCGTCGCGGCGATGAGTGACGACGCGCTGATGGACCTCGTACAGCAGGCGACGCTGAGCTATTTCTGGGACTACGGCCATCCAGTGAGCGGCATGGCGCGCGAACGAGATAACGACGCCTTCGGCTACTCCCCCGACAACACGGTGACCACCGGCGGCACAGGCTTCGGCGTGATGGCGTTGATTGCCGGCGTCGAGCGCGGCTTTCTTCCCCGCGACGAGGTCGTCGAGCGCATCGTCAAAATTACCAATTTTCTGGAAACGGCGGATCACTTCCACGGCGTCTTCCCGCATTTCATGAACGGAGAGACCGGCAAGGTCATTCCGTTTGGCGAAAAGGACGATGGCGGCGATCTCGTCGAGACCTCCTTCCTGATGGCCGGCCTGCTGACCGTACGCCAGTGGCTCATCCCGACACGGCCGGACCTCGCCGCCCGCATCGATCGGCTGTGGCGCGAAGTCGAGTGGAGCCATCATCTCAGGGCCGACGGCGCCCTGTTGTGGCACTGGAGCCCAACCCACGGCTTTGCCATGAACCATGCCATCACTGGCTGGAACGAATGCCTGATCACCCATGTGCTAGCCGCCGCCTCGCCAACGCATGCAGTGCCGGTCTCGACCTACCATCAGTCATGGGCCAAGGGTCGTGATTTCCTGAACGGTCGCAACTACGGCGGCGTGACGCTGCCACTTGGGCCCGACTACGGCGGACCGCTGTTCTTTGCCCACTATTCCTTCATGGGGCTCGATCCGCGCGGCCTGTCCGACTCCTATGCCGACTATTTTGCCCAGAATACGGCACATGCGCTGGTCAACCGCGCCCACTGCCTCACCAATCGCGGCAACTTCGATGGCTACGGCGCGGACTGTTGGGGATTGACGGCATCGGACACCTTCGACGGTTACAATGCCCACTCACCGACCAATGACACCGGCGTCATCACCCCGACGGCGGCCCTCGCTTCGATGCCTTACGTGCCCAAGGAGGCAATGGAGGCGCTTCGTGGCTTCCTGACGACTTTGGACGGGCGGCTGTTCGGGCCGCGCGGATTTGCCGACGCCTTTTCGCCGGGACGGAACTGGGTGGCATCAAGCCATCTTGCCATCGACCAGGGACCGATCGTCGTGATGATCGAGAACCACCGGTCGTCGCTCCTCTGGACGCTGTTCATGTCGGCCCAAGACGTTTTGGATGGTCTGACAAAGCTCGGCTTGTCGAGTCCGCATCTCACCAAGGCCGCCGTCGCATGA
- a CDS encoding DUF1737 domain-containing protein has translation MKLYRFLTGPDDAAFCHRVTQALNKGWQLAGSPALTFDPVQGRVICGQPVVKEVEGVDYTPDIKLGEW, from the coding sequence ATGAAGCTCTACCGTTTCTTGACCGGTCCCGACGACGCGGCCTTCTGCCATCGCGTCACCCAGGCACTCAACAAGGGTTGGCAGCTCGCCGGCTCGCCGGCGCTCACCTTCGATCCCGTACAGGGACGTGTGATTTGTGGCCAGCCGGTGGTCAAGGAAGTCGAGGGTGTCGACTACACGCCGGATATCAAGCTGGGCGAGTGGTGA
- a CDS encoding ABC transporter ATP-binding protein/permease — translation MRSFWGLLKAYWVSDRWREAWALTIAVALLSAAASKSGVWLAQASGTFIATIASFHDLGVSAITDVLTAASVLVGLALLKFAVFLGFRHYFSSTLHRRWRQWLDGRFNAALLSDRRPYYHLLVMGSADEGSNIPDNIDQRIQESIKAMTGNALGMAMGLISVVTSVYFVGEMLLSTSVAIHGLDFLGSYASAVLVFALAVTYVPISTAIALRIGRAIETLNMAMLRYEGSYRAELSMLVRRVLPIAAAQGENVQASIHRRQYQSIDRTWGVQNKISAIFLAFNGAYTYITQKVVAYLPNMPAYMQGGMTFRTYITGSELVSELISDCSWVIQVMPDIANLRANVNRVVELADAIERVQDAQAFYRESGVSEFRYDQQPPERGLSVQGLELMFAGKEAQPFLRVARLSIKPGQWVFVRGPSGSGKSCLIKALNGLWPYGRGRVTMPEGMKALYACQDTRLPQASLKQLIAMPEDEHEHRDLEVAAIMSAVGLSDFIPSMGNPYYRGRRWDDVLSGGQKQKVVLARILLHTPDVLFLDEATAALDPEARTEFHRLIRQYCPKATVLSVMHEQTPPADSLGRPFYHSILNIENGRAGLEPVVIPAPPPPRDMRGGLRSMLSVMRHLP, via the coding sequence ATGCGTAGCTTCTGGGGGCTGCTCAAGGCCTATTGGGTCTCGGACAGGTGGCGCGAGGCCTGGGCGCTGACGATCGCGGTGGCGCTTCTGTCGGCGGCGGCCAGCAAAAGCGGCGTCTGGCTGGCGCAGGCTTCCGGCACTTTCATCGCCACCATCGCATCCTTTCACGACCTCGGTGTCTCGGCCATCACCGACGTACTGACGGCGGCCAGCGTTCTGGTTGGGCTCGCCCTTCTGAAATTCGCGGTGTTTCTCGGTTTCCGGCACTATTTCTCGAGCACGCTGCACCGCAGATGGCGCCAGTGGCTCGACGGTCGTTTCAATGCGGCGCTGCTGTCCGACCGTCGGCCCTATTATCATCTTCTGGTGATGGGCTCCGCCGACGAGGGATCGAACATCCCCGACAATATCGACCAGCGCATCCAGGAGTCGATCAAAGCGATGACCGGCAATGCGCTCGGCATGGCCATGGGTCTCATCTCGGTGGTGACGTCGGTCTATTTCGTCGGTGAAATGCTGCTCTCGACCTCGGTCGCCATTCACGGCCTTGATTTCCTGGGATCTTATGCCAGCGCCGTTTTGGTGTTCGCCCTCGCCGTCACCTATGTGCCGATATCGACGGCGATCGCCCTCAGGATCGGTCGCGCCATCGAGACGCTCAACATGGCCATGCTGCGCTACGAGGGCAGCTACCGCGCCGAGCTGTCGATGCTGGTGCGCCGCGTGCTGCCGATCGCCGCCGCCCAGGGCGAGAACGTGCAGGCGTCCATCCATCGCCGGCAATATCAATCGATTGATCGTACCTGGGGCGTTCAGAACAAGATTTCGGCCATCTTCCTCGCATTCAACGGCGCCTATACCTACATCACCCAGAAGGTCGTGGCCTATTTGCCGAACATGCCCGCCTATATGCAGGGCGGCATGACCTTCCGCACCTACATTACCGGTTCGGAGCTGGTCAGTGAGCTGATCAGCGACTGCTCCTGGGTCATCCAGGTGATGCCGGACATCGCCAACCTTCGCGCCAACGTCAATCGGGTGGTCGAGCTTGCCGACGCCATCGAACGGGTGCAGGACGCGCAAGCCTTCTATCGCGAGAGCGGCGTCTCGGAGTTCCGCTACGATCAGCAGCCGCCGGAGCGAGGCCTCTCCGTCCAAGGCCTCGAACTGATGTTTGCCGGCAAGGAAGCGCAACCCTTCCTGCGTGTCGCCCGTCTGTCGATCAAGCCGGGGCAATGGGTGTTCGTGCGCGGCCCGTCTGGCTCAGGAAAGTCCTGCCTCATCAAGGCGCTGAATGGCCTTTGGCCTTATGGGCGCGGCCGGGTGACTATGCCCGAGGGGATGAAGGCGCTCTATGCCTGCCAGGATACCCGCCTGCCGCAGGCCAGTCTCAAGCAACTGATCGCCATGCCCGAGGATGAGCATGAGCACCGCGACCTCGAGGTGGCAGCCATCATGAGCGCGGTCGGCCTCAGCGACTTCATTCCGTCGATGGGCAATCCCTATTATCGCGGCCGGCGCTGGGACGACGTGCTGTCCGGCGGCCAGAAACAGAAGGTGGTGCTTGCCCGCATCCTGCTGCATACACCGGACGTGCTGTTCCTCGACGAAGCGACCGCTGCGCTCGACCCCGAGGCGCGCACCGAGTTCCATCGCCTCATCCGCCAGTATTGCCCGAAGGCAACCGTGCTTTCGGTGATGCACGAGCAGACACCACCTGCCGACAGCCTCGGCCGTCCGTTTTATCATTCCATCCTCAACATCGAAAACGGACGCGCCGGCCTCGAACCGGTGGTCATACCGGCACCACCACCACCCCGCGACATGCGCGGCGGCCTCCGCTCCATGCTGTCGGTGATGCGCCATCTTCCCTGA
- a CDS encoding YbaK/EbsC family protein, which produces MSLESVKAFFAEKAPDIAVIETEASSATVADAAAAHGVDPAEIAKTICLRVGEQAMLLVAGGTSRLDNRKAREAFGGKARMLGLDEVVELTGHPIGGVCPFGLKSPLPIYCDLSLRRFPEVLPAAGATNAAVRIGTERLAELVGATWVDVCQ; this is translated from the coding sequence ATGAGCCTCGAAAGCGTCAAGGCCTTCTTCGCCGAGAAGGCGCCCGATATCGCAGTGATCGAGACGGAAGCGTCATCGGCCACCGTTGCCGACGCCGCTGCCGCCCATGGTGTCGATCCGGCGGAAATCGCCAAGACCATCTGCCTCAGGGTCGGCGAGCAGGCCATGCTGCTGGTGGCCGGTGGTACCAGCCGGCTCGACAACCGCAAGGCCCGGGAAGCTTTCGGTGGCAAGGCGCGCATGCTCGGTCTCGATGAGGTAGTCGAGCTGACGGGCCATCCGATTGGTGGTGTCTGTCCCTTCGGCTTGAAATCGCCGTTGCCGATCTACTGCGATCTGTCGCTGCGCCGCTTTCCCGAAGTTCTGCCGGCGGCTGGCGCCACCAACGCGGCGGTGCGCATCGGCACCGAGCGCTTGGCCGAACTCGTCGGCGCCACCTGGGTCGACGTCTGTCAATAG
- a CDS encoding TonB-dependent siderophore receptor: MPSDRNAFTRALALTLATLPLVGAAHGQSTTTTVELDEIVVQGEGGAGTAPVKGYVAKATTAGAKTDLPIEKIPQSVSVMGREEIDARAADKVDEALRYTPGVFTQPFGADSDTDWLYIRGFQATQSGIYLDGLQNYSYAFGGFLVDSHDLERIETLRGASSVLYGGSNPGGLVNMVSKQPTGERIRKIETSIDNNGYASLGFDIGDKLNDTVAARVSGRIAGGNGYTDFEENFRGTVSPSLKVDLSDTTQLTVLANYTHLDGVHNGNAFLPYVGTVVAAPFGTIDRDANFTEPDVDDYDREQGALGYELKHNFGDGWKATQAMRVAYSDVEESMLYPYGYSGYSASPAAGTDTLARINFAHHSKTFAINTDNRVEGTVDTGPLEHKLLLGIDYRLYDLDQMQASSSGTDISATNPIYGSAQSTPVAYIDQTLRQHQLGFYAQDQIAFGGGWLATLNGRYDHVWTDAVGTPAYSGDEGEWSGRAGLAYEFDNGLTPYASLSTFFNPVLGANGSGVFLPETGYQYEAGLKYRPDWVDGLFTLSLFDLTKQNVLTGPWYAQSQIGEVNSKGVELEAKVNLTENWKLTASAAVMDVDITEDADAALIGNTPYVIPETMASVWLDYAFSTGAFEGFTVGGGLRYVGSSWADNENTLKVPDVLLADARIGYNRGNWGVDLNANNIFDTEYVASCQTAYSCGYGEGRVVKLTGHFSW; encoded by the coding sequence ATGCCGTCCGACCGCAACGCCTTTACCCGCGCCTTGGCGCTGACGCTCGCCACCTTGCCGCTTGTCGGCGCGGCCCATGGCCAATCGACGACAACGACGGTCGAACTGGATGAGATCGTCGTCCAAGGCGAAGGTGGAGCCGGCACCGCACCGGTGAAAGGCTATGTTGCCAAGGCCACCACGGCCGGAGCCAAGACCGACCTGCCGATCGAAAAAATCCCGCAGTCGGTGTCGGTCATGGGGCGCGAGGAGATCGATGCCCGCGCTGCCGACAAGGTCGACGAGGCACTGCGCTACACCCCTGGCGTCTTCACCCAGCCGTTCGGAGCGGACAGTGATACAGACTGGCTGTACATCCGTGGCTTCCAGGCAACTCAAAGCGGCATCTACCTCGACGGGCTGCAGAACTACAGCTACGCCTTCGGTGGTTTCCTGGTCGACAGCCACGACCTGGAACGCATCGAGACGCTGCGCGGAGCCTCCTCCGTTCTCTACGGTGGCAGCAATCCCGGCGGCCTGGTCAACATGGTCTCCAAGCAGCCGACCGGCGAGCGCATCCGCAAGATCGAGACCAGCATCGACAATAATGGTTATGCCTCGCTCGGCTTCGATATCGGCGACAAGCTCAACGATACGGTCGCGGCCCGCGTCAGCGGTCGTATCGCCGGTGGCAACGGCTATACCGATTTCGAGGAAAATTTCCGTGGCACGGTGTCGCCATCGCTCAAGGTCGACCTCAGCGATACGACGCAACTGACGGTCCTTGCCAACTACACCCACCTTGACGGCGTGCACAACGGCAACGCCTTTCTGCCCTATGTCGGCACGGTGGTGGCGGCACCGTTCGGCACGATCGACCGGGACGCCAACTTCACCGAGCCCGACGTTGATGATTATGACCGTGAGCAGGGAGCGCTTGGCTACGAGCTGAAGCACAATTTCGGTGACGGCTGGAAGGCGACGCAGGCGATGCGGGTCGCCTACAGCGACGTCGAGGAGTCCATGCTCTATCCTTACGGTTACAGCGGCTATTCCGCCTCTCCGGCGGCCGGCACCGACACGCTCGCCCGCATCAACTTTGCCCACCACAGCAAGACCTTCGCCATCAACACGGATAATCGCGTCGAAGGCACGGTGGACACCGGCCCGCTCGAGCACAAGTTGCTCCTCGGCATCGACTACCGCCTGTATGACCTCGACCAGATGCAAGCGTCATCCAGCGGCACCGACATCTCGGCAACCAATCCGATCTACGGATCGGCCCAGTCCACGCCGGTCGCTTACATCGACCAGACGCTACGCCAGCATCAGTTGGGCTTCTACGCTCAGGACCAGATCGCCTTTGGCGGCGGCTGGCTTGCCACGCTGAATGGCCGCTATGACCATGTCTGGACCGATGCCGTCGGGACCCCCGCCTATTCGGGAGACGAAGGAGAATGGAGCGGTCGTGCCGGCCTTGCCTACGAATTCGACAACGGCCTGACGCCCTATGCCAGCCTTTCCACTTTCTTCAACCCAGTGCTCGGCGCCAACGGCAGCGGCGTGTTCCTGCCGGAGACCGGCTACCAATACGAGGCCGGCCTCAAGTACAGGCCCGATTGGGTCGACGGTCTCTTCACCCTCTCCCTCTTCGACCTGACCAAGCAGAATGTGCTGACCGGCCCTTGGTACGCCCAGTCGCAAATCGGCGAAGTCAACTCGAAGGGTGTCGAGCTGGAGGCCAAGGTCAACCTGACCGAAAACTGGAAGCTCACCGCCTCGGCCGCCGTCATGGACGTCGACATCACCGAGGATGCCGACGCCGCGCTCATCGGCAATACGCCCTACGTCATCCCTGAGACGATGGCATCGGTCTGGCTGGACTATGCCTTCTCCACCGGCGCGTTCGAGGGCTTCACGGTGGGCGGTGGCCTGCGTTACGTCGGCTCATCGTGGGCCGACAATGAGAATACGCTGAAAGTGCCCGACGTGCTGCTGGCCGATGCCAGGATCGGCTACAACCGCGGCAACTGGGGCGTCGATCTCAACGCCAACAATATCTTCGACACCGAGTATGTCGCGTCCTGCCAGACCGCCTATTCCTGTGGCTATGGCGAAGGACGGGTGGTCAAGCTGACCGGCCACTTCAGCTGGTGA
- the bglX gene encoding beta-glucosidase BglX, with amino-acid sequence MKKDKDFIDGLLGRMTLSEKIGQLNLVTPGGETLTGTVVNTDVAEKIRTGRIGGIFGVKSAEAVRVFQDLAQETRLKIPLMFAEDVIHGQKTIFPLPLALAASWDMDLVRATARVAAQEAASIGIDQVYSPMVDVCRDPRWGRIAESPGEDPLLASRFAEAMVEGYQGGDLSNPDAVMACLKHFCGYGGGMGGRDYDAVDLSPATLHDVVLPPFVAGIRAGAGSIMASFNTLNGVPMHANRAVITELFREKLGYDGLVVADYTGILELISHGVASDRAEAARLGLTAGVDLDMVSETYLETLEESVKAGLVGEAEITAACRRVLEAKLKLGLFDDPYHRLDWGRAAQPILTAANRQLARQAVAAATVVLKNDGGLLPLPAPDSGKIGTIALIGPFVEDRVNMNGTWAVAGSPSTVVPIADGLREAAGNALGIITAKGANIVDEPWLATRLNVHDWKDLSVVIDVRSPEAMIAEAVAVATAADITVAVVGEAREYSGESSSRTDLSIPESQKKLLRALKATGKPLIVVIMTGRPLALAEESLLADALLIAWFGGTEIGHGLADVLFGKAEPSGRLPATFPYSVGQVPVTYAHRPTGRPTPGRFQKFTSGYVDLPDDVTQNNGLYPFGFGLGYGKVAYGPPRADKTKLTGDDRLEVTLTVTNLGDRPTNETAQLYIGDPVASVSRPVKELKGFRKVALGARATETVSFIVTATDLDFSVAETITDTRRLSESGAFDIHVGPNSRDTQAVRVIWNDPQSEGKRS; translated from the coding sequence ATGAAGAAGGACAAGGATTTCATCGACGGGCTACTCGGCCGGATGACCCTTTCGGAGAAGATCGGCCAGCTCAATCTCGTCACCCCTGGCGGCGAGACGCTGACTGGCACCGTCGTCAATACCGACGTTGCCGAGAAGATCAGGACGGGCCGCATCGGCGGTATCTTCGGTGTGAAATCAGCTGAGGCGGTGCGCGTCTTCCAGGACCTCGCCCAGGAAACGCGCCTGAAGATCCCGTTGATGTTCGCCGAGGACGTCATCCACGGCCAGAAGACTATCTTCCCGCTGCCGCTAGCGCTCGCCGCCAGTTGGGATATGGACCTCGTCCGCGCCACCGCCCGCGTTGCCGCCCAGGAGGCGGCATCGATTGGCATCGACCAGGTCTACTCGCCCATGGTCGACGTCTGCCGCGATCCCCGCTGGGGGCGGATCGCCGAGAGCCCCGGTGAGGATCCACTCCTCGCCAGCCGCTTTGCCGAGGCGATGGTCGAGGGCTATCAGGGCGGAGATCTTTCCAACCCCGACGCGGTGATGGCCTGCCTCAAGCACTTCTGCGGCTATGGTGGCGGCATGGGCGGCCGCGACTATGACGCGGTCGATCTGTCGCCCGCCACGCTGCACGACGTGGTGTTGCCGCCCTTCGTCGCCGGCATTCGGGCTGGCGCCGGCTCAATCATGGCGTCCTTCAACACGCTGAATGGTGTGCCGATGCACGCCAATCGCGCCGTCATCACCGAGTTGTTCCGAGAAAAGCTCGGCTATGACGGTCTTGTCGTTGCCGACTACACTGGCATCCTCGAACTCATCTCCCATGGTGTCGCGTCCGACCGAGCCGAGGCCGCCCGCCTCGGTCTGACGGCCGGCGTCGACCTGGACATGGTGTCGGAGACCTATCTCGAAACGCTCGAGGAGAGTGTCAAAGCCGGCCTTGTCGGCGAGGCCGAGATAACGGCCGCCTGCCGCCGCGTACTGGAAGCCAAGCTGAAGCTTGGCCTGTTCGACGATCCCTACCATCGGCTCGACTGGGGCCGCGCAGCGCAGCCCATCCTGACCGCCGCCAATCGGCAGCTTGCCCGGCAGGCAGTGGCGGCCGCGACGGTTGTCCTCAAAAATGACGGTGGCCTTCTGCCCTTGCCGGCGCCCGACAGCGGCAAGATCGGAACCATAGCTCTCATCGGTCCCTTCGTGGAGGACCGCGTCAACATGAACGGCACCTGGGCGGTAGCCGGCTCGCCATCCACCGTCGTTCCCATCGCCGATGGGCTGCGTGAAGCGGCGGGCAACGCATTGGGCATCATCACCGCCAAGGGCGCCAATATCGTCGACGAGCCATGGCTTGCCACACGCCTCAATGTCCACGACTGGAAGGATCTCTCCGTCGTCATCGACGTGCGGTCGCCAGAGGCGATGATTGCCGAGGCAGTCGCTGTCGCTACCGCTGCCGACATCACGGTGGCCGTGGTGGGCGAAGCGCGCGAGTATTCCGGCGAATCCTCATCGCGTACCGACCTTTCCATCCCCGAATCCCAGAAGAAGCTGCTTCGCGCCCTGAAGGCGACGGGCAAGCCGCTCATCGTCGTTATCATGACCGGCCGCCCGCTGGCGCTTGCCGAGGAATCGCTGCTCGCCGATGCGTTGCTGATCGCCTGGTTCGGCGGCACCGAGATCGGCCATGGTCTCGCAGATGTGTTGTTCGGCAAGGCCGAGCCATCCGGTCGCCTGCCGGCGACGTTCCCCTATAGTGTCGGCCAGGTGCCGGTGACCTACGCCCACCGGCCAACCGGCCGGCCGACGCCCGGCCGCTTCCAGAAATTTACCTCCGGCTACGTCGACCTGCCCGACGACGTGACGCAGAACAACGGTCTCTATCCGTTCGGCTTCGGTCTCGGCTATGGCAAGGTGGCCTACGGCCCGCCACGCGCTGACAAGACAAAACTGACCGGCGACGATCGGCTCGAAGTGACGCTCACTGTCACCAACCTCGGCGATCGCCCCACGAACGAGACCGCGCAGCTCTATATCGGCGACCCCGTGGCGAGCGTCAGCCGGCCGGTGAAGGAGCTCAAGGGCTTCCGAAAAGTGGCGCTTGGTGCCCGCGCCACCGAGACGGTCAGCTTCATCGTCACCGCCACCGATCTGGATTTCTCGGTGGCGGAGACGATCACCGACACACGCCGTCTCTCGGAGAGCGGCGCCTTCGATATCCATGTTGGTCCAAACTCCCGCGATACCCAGGCGGTGCGCGTAATCTGGAACGACCCTCAGTCTGAAGGGAAACGGTCATGA